The Microcebus murinus isolate Inina chromosome 28, M.murinus_Inina_mat1.0, whole genome shotgun sequence genome has a segment encoding these proteins:
- the BRPF1 gene encoding peregrin isoform X8, which translates to MGVDFDVKTFCHNLRATKPPYECPIETCRKVYKSYSGIEYHLYHYDHDNPPPPQQTPLRKHKKKGRQSRPANKQSPSPSEVSQSPSREVMSYAQAQRMVEVDLHGRVHRISIFDNLDVVSEDEEAPEEAPENGSNKENTETPAATPKSGKHKNKEKRKDSNHHHHHNASASTTPKLPEVVYRELEQDTPDAPPRPTSYYRYIEKSAEELDEEVEYDMDEEDYIWLDIMNERRKTEGVSPIPQEIFEYLMDRLEKESYFESHNKGDPNALVDEDAVCCICNDGECQNSNVILFCDMCNLAVHQECYGVPYIPEGQWLCRRCLQSPSRAVDCALCPNKGGAFKQTDDGRWAHVVCALWIPEVCFANTVFLEPIDSIEHIPPARWKLTCYICKQRGSGACIQCHKANCYTAFHVTCAQQAGLYMKMEPVRETGANGTSFSVRKTAYCDIHTPPGSARRLPALSHSEGEEDEDEEEDEGKGWSSEKVKKAKAKSRIKMKKARKILAEKRAAAPVVSVPCIPPHRLSKITNRLTIQRKSQFMQRLHSYWTLKRQSRNGVPLLRRLQTHLQSQRNCDQVGRDSEDKNWALKEQLKSWQRLRHDLERARLLVELIRKREKLKRETIKVQQIAMEMQLTPFLILLRKTLEQLQEKDTGNIFSEPVPLSEVPDYLDHIKKPMDFFTMKQNLEAYRYLNFDDFEEDFNLIVSNCLKYNAKDTIFYRAAVRLREQGGAVLRQARRQAEKMGIDFETGMHIPHSLAGDEAPHHAEDAEEERLVLLENQKHLPMEEQLKLLLERLDEVNASKQSVGRSRRAKMIKKEMTALRRKLAHQRETGREGPERHGPSSRGSLTPHPAACDKDGQTDSAAEESSSQETSKGLGPNMSSTPAHEVGRRTSVLFSKKNPKTAGPPKRPGRPPKNRESQMTPSHGGSPVGPPQLPIMGSLRQRKRGRSPRPSSSSDSDSDKSTEDPPMDLPTNGFSGGNQPVKKSFLVYRNDCSLPRSSSDSESSSSSSSSAASDRTSTTPSKQGRGKPSFSRGTFPEDSSEDTSGTENEAYSVGTGRGVGHSMVRKSLGRGAGWLSEDEDSPLDALDLVWAKCRGYPSYPALIIDPKMPREGMFHHGVPIPVPPLEVLKLGEQMTQEAREHLYLVLFFDNKRTWQWLPRTKLVPLGVNQDLDKEKMLEGRKSNIRKSVQIAYHRALQHRSKVQGEQSSETSDSD; encoded by the exons ATGGGGGTGGACTTTGACGTGAAGACTTTCTGCCACAACTTGCGGGCAACTAAGCCACCATACGAGTGCCCCATAGAGACCTGCCGCAAGGTCTACAAGAGTTACAGTGGTATTGAGTACCACCTGTACCACTATGATCACGACAATCCGCCACCCCCGCAGCAGACCCCGCTCCGCAAGCACAAGAAGAAGGGGCGCCAGTCACGCCCAGCCAACAAGCAGTCACCTAGCCCCTCAGAGGTGTCACAGTCACCAAGCCGTGAGGTGATGAGCTACGCACAGGCCCAGCGCATGGTAGAAGTGGACCTGCACGGCCGCGTCCACCGCATCAGCATCTTCGACAACCTGGATGTGGTGTCAGAGGATGAAGAAGCCCCCGAGGAGGCCCCTGAGAACGGTAGCAACAAGGAGAACACTGAAACGCCAGCTGCTACTCCCAAGTCAGGCAAGCATAAGAATAAAGAGAAGCGTAAGGACtctaaccatcaccaccaccataatGCTTCTGCAAGCACCACTCCCAAGCTGCCAGAGGTGGTATATCGGGAGCTGGAGCAGGACACCCCTGATGCCCCACCCCGGCCAACTTCCTATTACCG GTACATTGAGAAGTCTGCAGAGGAGTTGGATGAGGAAGTAGAGTATGACATGGATGAGGAGGACTACATCTGGCTGGATATCATGAATGAGCGTCGGAAGACAGAGGGTGTGAGTCCCATTCCACAGGAGATCTTTGAGTACTTAATGGACCGGCTGGAAAAGGAGTCCTACTTTGAGAGTCATAATAAAGGCGACCCCAATGCGTTAGTGGACGAGGATGCTGTTTGCTGTATCTGCAATGATGGTGAGTGCCAGAACAGCAATGTCATCCTCTTCTGTGACATGTGCAACCTGGCCGTGCACCAGGAGTGCTACGGTGTCCCCTATATCCCTGAGGGCCAGTGGCTGTGCCGCCGTTGCCTGCAGTCACCCTCCCGTGCTGTGGACTGTGCCCTGTGCCCCAACAAGGGTGGTGCCTTCAAGCAGACAGATGACGGGCGGTGGGCCCACGTGGTTTGTGCCTTGTGGATCCCCGAGGTCTGCTTTGCCAACACAGTCTTCCTAGAGCCTATTGACAGCATCGAGCACATCCCACCAGCTCGCTGGAAGCTCACCTGCTACATTTGCAAACAGCGGGGTTCAGGGGCCTGCATCCAGTGCCACAAGGCCAACTGCTACACAGCCTTCCACGTGACATGCGCCCAGCAGGCTGGCCTTTATATGAAGATGGAGCCTGTGCGGGAGACAGGTGCCAACGGCACATCCTTCAGTGTCCGAAAGACAGCATACTGCGACATCCACACGCCCCCAGGTTCAGCGCGCCGCCTGCCCGCCCTGTCCCACAGTGAGGGTGAGGAGGatgaggatgaagaggaggatgAGGGTAAGGGCTGGAGCTCAGAGAAAGTCAAGAAGGCCAAGGCTAAATCCCGGATCAAGATGAAGAAGGCACGGAAGATCCTGGCAGAGAAGCGGGCAGCAGCACCTGTGGTGTCAGTGCCCTGTATCCCACCACACAG GCTCAGTAAAATCACCAACCGCCTCACCATCCAAAGGAAGAGCCAGTTCATGCAGAGGCTGCACAGCTATTGGACACTGAAGCGGCAGTCCCGGAACGGGGTTCCACTGCTACGTCGCCTGCAGACACACCTGCAGTCTCAGAGGAACTGTGACCAAGTTGGG AGAGATTCTGAGGATAAGAACTGGGCCCTCAAAGAACAGCTCAAGTCCTGGCAGCGGCTCCGGCATGACCTGGAGCGAGCTCGGCTCCTGGTGGAATTGATCCGCAAGCGGGAGAAACTCAAAAGGGAGACG ATCAAGGTCCAACAGATTGCCATGGAGATGCAGCTGACCCCTTTCCTCATCCTCCTTCGCAAAACCTTAGAACAGCTCCAAGAGAAGGACACAGGCAACATCTTCAGCGAGCCGGTCCCTCTGTCTGAG GTACCTGACTACCTAGACCACATCAAAAAGCCCATGGACTTTTTCACCATGAAGCAGAACTTGGAGGCTTACCGCTACCTGAACTTTGATGATTTTGAGGAGGACTTCAACCTTATCGTCAGCAACTGCCTCAAGTATAATGCCAAGGACACCATCTTCTACCGGGCGGCAGTGCGGCTCCGTGAGCAGGGTGGTGCTGTGCTCCGCCAGGCCCGGCGCCAGGCAGAAAAAATGGGCATTGACTTTGAGACGGGCATGCATATCCCCCACAGCCTGGCTGGAGATGAGGCCCCACACCACGCTGAAGATG CAGAGGAAGAACGGCTGGTCCTGCTGGAGAATCAGAAGCACCTGCCCATGGAAGAGCAGCTGAAGTTGCTGCTGGAGCGGCTGGATGAGGTGAATGCTAGCAAGCAGAGTGTGGGCCGCTCCCGGCGTGCAAAGATGATCAAGAAAGAGATGACGGCGCTGCGGCGGAAGCTTGCCCACCAGCGAGAGACTGGCCGGGAGGGGCCTGAGCGGCACGGCCCCTCGAGCCGGGGTAGTCTGACACCCCACCCAGCAGCCTGTGACAAGGATGGGCAGACAGACAGTGCCGCGGAGGAGAGCAGCAGCCAGGAGACAAGCAAAG GCCTGGGTCCCAACATGTCCTCAACCCCCGCACATGAGGTGGGCAGGAGAACCTCAGTTCTGTTCTCCAAAAAGAACCCGAAGACAGCTGGACCGCCCAAGAGGCCGGGCCGGCCCCCCAAAAACCGGGAGAGCCAGATGACCCCCAGCCACGGAGGCAGTCCTGTGGGGCCCCCCCAGCTCCCCATCATGGGCTCCCTGCGTCAGCGCAAGCGGGGTAGGAGCCCCCGGCCCAGTTCGAGCTCAGACAGCGACAGTGATAAGTCCACAGAAGACCCCCCAATGG ACTTACCAACCAATGGCTTCAGTGGTGGAAACCAGCCGGTGAAGAAGAGTTTCCTGGTGTACCGTAATGACTGCAGCCTCCCCCGGAGTAGCTCAGACTCAGAGtccagcagcagtagcagcagcagcgcTGCCTCAGACCGAACCAG CACAACACCCTCAAAACAAGGCCGGGGCAAGCCCTCTTTCTCTCGGGGCACATTCCCAGAGGACAGCAGTGAGGATACCTCAGGCACTGAGAATGAGGCCTACTCCGTGGGCACTGGCCGCGGCGTGGGCCACAGCA TGGTGAGGAAGAGTCTGGGCCGGGGAGCTGGCTGGCTGTCAGAGGATGAGGACTCCCCCCTGGACGCTCTGGACCTTGTGTGGGCCAAATGCCGAGGGTATCCATCATACCCGGCTCTG ATCATTGATCCAAAGATGCCCCGAGAAGGTATGTTCCACCATGGGGTTCCCATTCCTGTGCCCCCCCTGGAGGTGCTGAAACTGGGGGAGCAGATGACCCAGGAAGCCCGAGAGCATCTCTACCTCGTCCTCTTCTTTGACAACAAACGAACCTG GCAGTGGCTGCCCAGGACCAAGCTGGTTCCTTTGGGTGTGAACCAGGACCTAGACAAGGAGAAGATGCTGGAGGGCCGCAAGTCCAACATCCGCAAGTCAGTACAGATCGCCTACCACCGGGCTCTGCAACACCGCAGCAAGGTGCAGGGCGAGCAAAGCAGTGAGACCAGCGATAGTGATTGA
- the BRPF1 gene encoding peregrin isoform X3 produces MGVDFDVKTFCHNLRATKPPYECPIETCRKVYKSYSGIEYHLYHYDHDNPPPPQQTPLRKHKKKGRQSRPANKQSPSPSEVSQSPSREVMSYAQAQRMVEVDLHGRVHRISIFDNLDVVSEDEEAPEEAPENGSNKENTETPAATPKSGKHKNKEKRKDSNHHHHHNASASTTPKLPEVVYRELEQDTPDAPPRPTSYYRYIEKSAEELDEEVEYDMDEEDYIWLDIMNERRKTEGVSPIPQEIFEYLMDRLEKESYFESHNKGDPNALVDEDAVCCICNDGECQNSNVILFCDMCNLAVHQECYGVPYIPEGQWLCRRCLQSPSRAVDCALCPNKGGAFKQTDDGRWAHVVCALWIPEVCFANTVFLEPIDSIEHIPPARWKLTCYICKQRGSGACIQCHKANCYTAFHVTCAQQAGLYMKMEPVRETGANGTSFSVRKTAYCDIHTPPGSARRLPALSHSEGEEDEDEEEDEGKGWSSEKVKKAKAKSRIKMKKARKILAEKRAAAPVVSVPCIPPHRLSKITNRLTIQRKSQFMQRLHSYWTLKRQSRNGVPLLRRLQTHLQSQRNCDQVGRDSEDKNWALKEQLKSWQRLRHDLERARLLVELIRKREKLKRETIKVQQIAMEMQLTPFLILLRKTLEQLQEKDTGNIFSEPVPLSEVPDYLDHIKKPMDFFTMKQNLEAYRYLNFDDFEEDFNLIVSNCLKYNAKDTIFYRAAVRLREQGGAVLRQARRQAEKMGIDFETGMHIPHSLAGDEAPHHAEDAAEEERLVLLENQKHLPMEEQLKLLLERLDEVNASKQSVGRSRRAKMIKKEMTALRRKLAHQRETGREGPERHGPSSRGSLTPHPAACDKDGQTDSAAEESSSQETSKGLGPNMSSTPAHEVGRRTSVLFSKKNPKTAGPPKRPGRPPKNRESQMTPSHGGSPVGPPQLPIMGSLRQRKRGRSPRPSSSSDSDSDKSTEDPPMDLPTNGFSGGNQPVKKSFLVYRNDCSLPRSSSDSESSSSSSSSAASDRTSTTPSKQGRGKPSFSRGTFPEDSSEDTSGTENEAYSVGTGRGVGHSSKYPCPRPGLLGTHCQGLASPPAADPPSLSHSCEVVRKSLGRGAGWLSEDEDSPLDALDLVWAKCRGYPSYPALIIDPKMPREGMFHHGVPIPVPPLEVLKLGEQMTQEAREHLYLVLFFDNKRTWQWLPRTKLVPLGVNQDLDKEKMLEGRKSNIRKSVQIAYHRALQHRSKVQGEQSSETSDSD; encoded by the exons ATGGGGGTGGACTTTGACGTGAAGACTTTCTGCCACAACTTGCGGGCAACTAAGCCACCATACGAGTGCCCCATAGAGACCTGCCGCAAGGTCTACAAGAGTTACAGTGGTATTGAGTACCACCTGTACCACTATGATCACGACAATCCGCCACCCCCGCAGCAGACCCCGCTCCGCAAGCACAAGAAGAAGGGGCGCCAGTCACGCCCAGCCAACAAGCAGTCACCTAGCCCCTCAGAGGTGTCACAGTCACCAAGCCGTGAGGTGATGAGCTACGCACAGGCCCAGCGCATGGTAGAAGTGGACCTGCACGGCCGCGTCCACCGCATCAGCATCTTCGACAACCTGGATGTGGTGTCAGAGGATGAAGAAGCCCCCGAGGAGGCCCCTGAGAACGGTAGCAACAAGGAGAACACTGAAACGCCAGCTGCTACTCCCAAGTCAGGCAAGCATAAGAATAAAGAGAAGCGTAAGGACtctaaccatcaccaccaccataatGCTTCTGCAAGCACCACTCCCAAGCTGCCAGAGGTGGTATATCGGGAGCTGGAGCAGGACACCCCTGATGCCCCACCCCGGCCAACTTCCTATTACCG GTACATTGAGAAGTCTGCAGAGGAGTTGGATGAGGAAGTAGAGTATGACATGGATGAGGAGGACTACATCTGGCTGGATATCATGAATGAGCGTCGGAAGACAGAGGGTGTGAGTCCCATTCCACAGGAGATCTTTGAGTACTTAATGGACCGGCTGGAAAAGGAGTCCTACTTTGAGAGTCATAATAAAGGCGACCCCAATGCGTTAGTGGACGAGGATGCTGTTTGCTGTATCTGCAATGATGGTGAGTGCCAGAACAGCAATGTCATCCTCTTCTGTGACATGTGCAACCTGGCCGTGCACCAGGAGTGCTACGGTGTCCCCTATATCCCTGAGGGCCAGTGGCTGTGCCGCCGTTGCCTGCAGTCACCCTCCCGTGCTGTGGACTGTGCCCTGTGCCCCAACAAGGGTGGTGCCTTCAAGCAGACAGATGACGGGCGGTGGGCCCACGTGGTTTGTGCCTTGTGGATCCCCGAGGTCTGCTTTGCCAACACAGTCTTCCTAGAGCCTATTGACAGCATCGAGCACATCCCACCAGCTCGCTGGAAGCTCACCTGCTACATTTGCAAACAGCGGGGTTCAGGGGCCTGCATCCAGTGCCACAAGGCCAACTGCTACACAGCCTTCCACGTGACATGCGCCCAGCAGGCTGGCCTTTATATGAAGATGGAGCCTGTGCGGGAGACAGGTGCCAACGGCACATCCTTCAGTGTCCGAAAGACAGCATACTGCGACATCCACACGCCCCCAGGTTCAGCGCGCCGCCTGCCCGCCCTGTCCCACAGTGAGGGTGAGGAGGatgaggatgaagaggaggatgAGGGTAAGGGCTGGAGCTCAGAGAAAGTCAAGAAGGCCAAGGCTAAATCCCGGATCAAGATGAAGAAGGCACGGAAGATCCTGGCAGAGAAGCGGGCAGCAGCACCTGTGGTGTCAGTGCCCTGTATCCCACCACACAG GCTCAGTAAAATCACCAACCGCCTCACCATCCAAAGGAAGAGCCAGTTCATGCAGAGGCTGCACAGCTATTGGACACTGAAGCGGCAGTCCCGGAACGGGGTTCCACTGCTACGTCGCCTGCAGACACACCTGCAGTCTCAGAGGAACTGTGACCAAGTTGGG AGAGATTCTGAGGATAAGAACTGGGCCCTCAAAGAACAGCTCAAGTCCTGGCAGCGGCTCCGGCATGACCTGGAGCGAGCTCGGCTCCTGGTGGAATTGATCCGCAAGCGGGAGAAACTCAAAAGGGAGACG ATCAAGGTCCAACAGATTGCCATGGAGATGCAGCTGACCCCTTTCCTCATCCTCCTTCGCAAAACCTTAGAACAGCTCCAAGAGAAGGACACAGGCAACATCTTCAGCGAGCCGGTCCCTCTGTCTGAG GTACCTGACTACCTAGACCACATCAAAAAGCCCATGGACTTTTTCACCATGAAGCAGAACTTGGAGGCTTACCGCTACCTGAACTTTGATGATTTTGAGGAGGACTTCAACCTTATCGTCAGCAACTGCCTCAAGTATAATGCCAAGGACACCATCTTCTACCGGGCGGCAGTGCGGCTCCGTGAGCAGGGTGGTGCTGTGCTCCGCCAGGCCCGGCGCCAGGCAGAAAAAATGGGCATTGACTTTGAGACGGGCATGCATATCCCCCACAGCCTGGCTGGAGATGAGGCCCCACACCACGCTGAAGATG CAGCAGAGGAAGAACGGCTGGTCCTGCTGGAGAATCAGAAGCACCTGCCCATGGAAGAGCAGCTGAAGTTGCTGCTGGAGCGGCTGGATGAGGTGAATGCTAGCAAGCAGAGTGTGGGCCGCTCCCGGCGTGCAAAGATGATCAAGAAAGAGATGACGGCGCTGCGGCGGAAGCTTGCCCACCAGCGAGAGACTGGCCGGGAGGGGCCTGAGCGGCACGGCCCCTCGAGCCGGGGTAGTCTGACACCCCACCCAGCAGCCTGTGACAAGGATGGGCAGACAGACAGTGCCGCGGAGGAGAGCAGCAGCCAGGAGACAAGCAAAG GCCTGGGTCCCAACATGTCCTCAACCCCCGCACATGAGGTGGGCAGGAGAACCTCAGTTCTGTTCTCCAAAAAGAACCCGAAGACAGCTGGACCGCCCAAGAGGCCGGGCCGGCCCCCCAAAAACCGGGAGAGCCAGATGACCCCCAGCCACGGAGGCAGTCCTGTGGGGCCCCCCCAGCTCCCCATCATGGGCTCCCTGCGTCAGCGCAAGCGGGGTAGGAGCCCCCGGCCCAGTTCGAGCTCAGACAGCGACAGTGATAAGTCCACAGAAGACCCCCCAATGG ACTTACCAACCAATGGCTTCAGTGGTGGAAACCAGCCGGTGAAGAAGAGTTTCCTGGTGTACCGTAATGACTGCAGCCTCCCCCGGAGTAGCTCAGACTCAGAGtccagcagcagtagcagcagcagcgcTGCCTCAGACCGAACCAG CACAACACCCTCAAAACAAGGCCGGGGCAAGCCCTCTTTCTCTCGGGGCACATTCCCAGAGGACAGCAGTGAGGATACCTCAGGCACTGAGAATGAGGCCTACTCCGTGGGCACTGGCCGCGGCGTGGGCCACAGCAGTAAGTACCCTTGCCCAAGGCCAGGGTTGCTGGGAACCCATTGTCAAGGCCTTGCCAGTCCCCCAGCTGCTGATCCACCTTCTCTCTCCCATTCCTGTGAAGTGGTGAGGAAGAGTCTGGGCCGGGGAGCTGGCTGGCTGTCAGAGGATGAGGACTCCCCCCTGGACGCTCTGGACCTTGTGTGGGCCAAATGCCGAGGGTATCCATCATACCCGGCTCTG ATCATTGATCCAAAGATGCCCCGAGAAGGTATGTTCCACCATGGGGTTCCCATTCCTGTGCCCCCCCTGGAGGTGCTGAAACTGGGGGAGCAGATGACCCAGGAAGCCCGAGAGCATCTCTACCTCGTCCTCTTCTTTGACAACAAACGAACCTG GCAGTGGCTGCCCAGGACCAAGCTGGTTCCTTTGGGTGTGAACCAGGACCTAGACAAGGAGAAGATGCTGGAGGGCCGCAAGTCCAACATCCGCAAGTCAGTACAGATCGCCTACCACCGGGCTCTGCAACACCGCAGCAAGGTGCAGGGCGAGCAAAGCAGTGAGACCAGCGATAGTGATTGA
- the BRPF1 gene encoding peregrin isoform X2, translated as MGVDFDVKTFCHNLRATKPPYECPIETCRKVYKSYSGIEYHLYHYDHDNPPPPQQTPLRKHKKKGRQSRPANKQSPSPSEVSQSPSREVMSYAQAQRMVEVDLHGRVHRISIFDNLDVVSEDEEAPEEAPENGSNKENTETPAATPKSGKHKNKEKRKDSNHHHHHNASASTTPKLPEVVYRELEQDTPDAPPRPTSYYRYIEKSAEELDEEVEYDMDEEDYIWLDIMNERRKTEGVSPIPQEIFEYLMDRLEKESYFESHNKGDPNALVDEDAVCCICNDGECQNSNVILFCDMCNLAVHQECYGVPYIPEGQWLCRRCLQSPSRAVDCALCPNKGGAFKQTDDGRWAHVVCALWIPEVCFANTVFLEPIDSIEHIPPARWKLTCYICKQRGSGACIQCHKANCYTAFHVTCAQQAGLYMKMEPVRETGANGTSFSVRKTAYCDIHTPPGSARRLPALSHSEGEEDEDEEEDEGKGWSSEKVKKAKAKSRIKMKKARKILAEKRAAAPVVSVPCIPPHRLSKITNRLTIQRKSQFMQRLHSYWTLKRQSRNGVPLLRRLQTHLQSQRNCDQVGRDSEDKNWALKEQLKSWQRLRHDLERARLLVELIRKREKLKRETIKVQQIAMEMQLTPFLILLRKTLEQLQEKDTGNIFSEPVPLSEVTELDEVPDYLDHIKKPMDFFTMKQNLEAYRYLNFDDFEEDFNLIVSNCLKYNAKDTIFYRAAVRLREQGGAVLRQARRQAEKMGIDFETGMHIPHSLAGDEAPHHAEDAEEERLVLLENQKHLPMEEQLKLLLERLDEVNASKQSVGRSRRAKMIKKEMTALRRKLAHQRETGREGPERHGPSSRGSLTPHPAACDKDGQTDSAAEESSSQETSKGLGPNMSSTPAHEVGRRTSVLFSKKNPKTAGPPKRPGRPPKNRESQMTPSHGGSPVGPPQLPIMGSLRQRKRGRSPRPSSSSDSDSDKSTEDPPMDLPTNGFSGGNQPVKKSFLVYRNDCSLPRSSSDSESSSSSSSSAASDRTSTTPSKQGRGKPSFSRGTFPEDSSEDTSGTENEAYSVGTGRGVGHSSKYPCPRPGLLGTHCQGLASPPAADPPSLSHSCEVVRKSLGRGAGWLSEDEDSPLDALDLVWAKCRGYPSYPALIIDPKMPREGMFHHGVPIPVPPLEVLKLGEQMTQEAREHLYLVLFFDNKRTWQWLPRTKLVPLGVNQDLDKEKMLEGRKSNIRKSVQIAYHRALQHRSKVQGEQSSETSDSD; from the exons ATGGGGGTGGACTTTGACGTGAAGACTTTCTGCCACAACTTGCGGGCAACTAAGCCACCATACGAGTGCCCCATAGAGACCTGCCGCAAGGTCTACAAGAGTTACAGTGGTATTGAGTACCACCTGTACCACTATGATCACGACAATCCGCCACCCCCGCAGCAGACCCCGCTCCGCAAGCACAAGAAGAAGGGGCGCCAGTCACGCCCAGCCAACAAGCAGTCACCTAGCCCCTCAGAGGTGTCACAGTCACCAAGCCGTGAGGTGATGAGCTACGCACAGGCCCAGCGCATGGTAGAAGTGGACCTGCACGGCCGCGTCCACCGCATCAGCATCTTCGACAACCTGGATGTGGTGTCAGAGGATGAAGAAGCCCCCGAGGAGGCCCCTGAGAACGGTAGCAACAAGGAGAACACTGAAACGCCAGCTGCTACTCCCAAGTCAGGCAAGCATAAGAATAAAGAGAAGCGTAAGGACtctaaccatcaccaccaccataatGCTTCTGCAAGCACCACTCCCAAGCTGCCAGAGGTGGTATATCGGGAGCTGGAGCAGGACACCCCTGATGCCCCACCCCGGCCAACTTCCTATTACCG GTACATTGAGAAGTCTGCAGAGGAGTTGGATGAGGAAGTAGAGTATGACATGGATGAGGAGGACTACATCTGGCTGGATATCATGAATGAGCGTCGGAAGACAGAGGGTGTGAGTCCCATTCCACAGGAGATCTTTGAGTACTTAATGGACCGGCTGGAAAAGGAGTCCTACTTTGAGAGTCATAATAAAGGCGACCCCAATGCGTTAGTGGACGAGGATGCTGTTTGCTGTATCTGCAATGATGGTGAGTGCCAGAACAGCAATGTCATCCTCTTCTGTGACATGTGCAACCTGGCCGTGCACCAGGAGTGCTACGGTGTCCCCTATATCCCTGAGGGCCAGTGGCTGTGCCGCCGTTGCCTGCAGTCACCCTCCCGTGCTGTGGACTGTGCCCTGTGCCCCAACAAGGGTGGTGCCTTCAAGCAGACAGATGACGGGCGGTGGGCCCACGTGGTTTGTGCCTTGTGGATCCCCGAGGTCTGCTTTGCCAACACAGTCTTCCTAGAGCCTATTGACAGCATCGAGCACATCCCACCAGCTCGCTGGAAGCTCACCTGCTACATTTGCAAACAGCGGGGTTCAGGGGCCTGCATCCAGTGCCACAAGGCCAACTGCTACACAGCCTTCCACGTGACATGCGCCCAGCAGGCTGGCCTTTATATGAAGATGGAGCCTGTGCGGGAGACAGGTGCCAACGGCACATCCTTCAGTGTCCGAAAGACAGCATACTGCGACATCCACACGCCCCCAGGTTCAGCGCGCCGCCTGCCCGCCCTGTCCCACAGTGAGGGTGAGGAGGatgaggatgaagaggaggatgAGGGTAAGGGCTGGAGCTCAGAGAAAGTCAAGAAGGCCAAGGCTAAATCCCGGATCAAGATGAAGAAGGCACGGAAGATCCTGGCAGAGAAGCGGGCAGCAGCACCTGTGGTGTCAGTGCCCTGTATCCCACCACACAG GCTCAGTAAAATCACCAACCGCCTCACCATCCAAAGGAAGAGCCAGTTCATGCAGAGGCTGCACAGCTATTGGACACTGAAGCGGCAGTCCCGGAACGGGGTTCCACTGCTACGTCGCCTGCAGACACACCTGCAGTCTCAGAGGAACTGTGACCAAGTTGGG AGAGATTCTGAGGATAAGAACTGGGCCCTCAAAGAACAGCTCAAGTCCTGGCAGCGGCTCCGGCATGACCTGGAGCGAGCTCGGCTCCTGGTGGAATTGATCCGCAAGCGGGAGAAACTCAAAAGGGAGACG ATCAAGGTCCAACAGATTGCCATGGAGATGCAGCTGACCCCTTTCCTCATCCTCCTTCGCAAAACCTTAGAACAGCTCCAAGAGAAGGACACAGGCAACATCTTCAGCGAGCCGGTCCCTCTGTCTGAGGTAACCGAATTGGACGAA GTACCTGACTACCTAGACCACATCAAAAAGCCCATGGACTTTTTCACCATGAAGCAGAACTTGGAGGCTTACCGCTACCTGAACTTTGATGATTTTGAGGAGGACTTCAACCTTATCGTCAGCAACTGCCTCAAGTATAATGCCAAGGACACCATCTTCTACCGGGCGGCAGTGCGGCTCCGTGAGCAGGGTGGTGCTGTGCTCCGCCAGGCCCGGCGCCAGGCAGAAAAAATGGGCATTGACTTTGAGACGGGCATGCATATCCCCCACAGCCTGGCTGGAGATGAGGCCCCACACCACGCTGAAGATG CAGAGGAAGAACGGCTGGTCCTGCTGGAGAATCAGAAGCACCTGCCCATGGAAGAGCAGCTGAAGTTGCTGCTGGAGCGGCTGGATGAGGTGAATGCTAGCAAGCAGAGTGTGGGCCGCTCCCGGCGTGCAAAGATGATCAAGAAAGAGATGACGGCGCTGCGGCGGAAGCTTGCCCACCAGCGAGAGACTGGCCGGGAGGGGCCTGAGCGGCACGGCCCCTCGAGCCGGGGTAGTCTGACACCCCACCCAGCAGCCTGTGACAAGGATGGGCAGACAGACAGTGCCGCGGAGGAGAGCAGCAGCCAGGAGACAAGCAAAG GCCTGGGTCCCAACATGTCCTCAACCCCCGCACATGAGGTGGGCAGGAGAACCTCAGTTCTGTTCTCCAAAAAGAACCCGAAGACAGCTGGACCGCCCAAGAGGCCGGGCCGGCCCCCCAAAAACCGGGAGAGCCAGATGACCCCCAGCCACGGAGGCAGTCCTGTGGGGCCCCCCCAGCTCCCCATCATGGGCTCCCTGCGTCAGCGCAAGCGGGGTAGGAGCCCCCGGCCCAGTTCGAGCTCAGACAGCGACAGTGATAAGTCCACAGAAGACCCCCCAATGG ACTTACCAACCAATGGCTTCAGTGGTGGAAACCAGCCGGTGAAGAAGAGTTTCCTGGTGTACCGTAATGACTGCAGCCTCCCCCGGAGTAGCTCAGACTCAGAGtccagcagcagtagcagcagcagcgcTGCCTCAGACCGAACCAG CACAACACCCTCAAAACAAGGCCGGGGCAAGCCCTCTTTCTCTCGGGGCACATTCCCAGAGGACAGCAGTGAGGATACCTCAGGCACTGAGAATGAGGCCTACTCCGTGGGCACTGGCCGCGGCGTGGGCCACAGCAGTAAGTACCCTTGCCCAAGGCCAGGGTTGCTGGGAACCCATTGTCAAGGCCTTGCCAGTCCCCCAGCTGCTGATCCACCTTCTCTCTCCCATTCCTGTGAAGTGGTGAGGAAGAGTCTGGGCCGGGGAGCTGGCTGGCTGTCAGAGGATGAGGACTCCCCCCTGGACGCTCTGGACCTTGTGTGGGCCAAATGCCGAGGGTATCCATCATACCCGGCTCTG ATCATTGATCCAAAGATGCCCCGAGAAGGTATGTTCCACCATGGGGTTCCCATTCCTGTGCCCCCCCTGGAGGTGCTGAAACTGGGGGAGCAGATGACCCAGGAAGCCCGAGAGCATCTCTACCTCGTCCTCTTCTTTGACAACAAACGAACCTG GCAGTGGCTGCCCAGGACCAAGCTGGTTCCTTTGGGTGTGAACCAGGACCTAGACAAGGAGAAGATGCTGGAGGGCCGCAAGTCCAACATCCGCAAGTCAGTACAGATCGCCTACCACCGGGCTCTGCAACACCGCAGCAAGGTGCAGGGCGAGCAAAGCAGTGAGACCAGCGATAGTGATTGA